From the genome of Bryobacteraceae bacterium:
AGCGCCGACAGCGCCGACAGGCGTCCGTCCCACCCGCTGCCCGCATCGTCGGGCATCTCCGCCGGCGGCGCCGTCCAGTCGAGCAGCACGCCACCCACGCCGCCCCCTCCGATCCGCGCCGTCGCCATGTTCGCATCCGGCACCCGGCGCAGCTCGCATCCCCGCTCCACCATGCACCGGCGAAGCGATTCCCCGAGGTCGGCGTTCTTCGTGACTAGCAAGAGGAGCGTTCGATCGTCCATGACGGGCCTGCCTACTGATTGCTTGCTTCGGGAAGGTGCGGCCGGCCGCGGAAACGCCCGGCGATCGAGGACAACTGGCTGCGAAGCCTGCCCGGTTTCTCTTCCGGTAACCCGCCCAGCCGCCGCGCCACCCGCGTCACGGCCTGGCGATACGCCCCGGACGCCGATGGAAGCCGCGACTGCAACAGAGCTTCGTGCAACTCGAAGGCGGCGGACGGCAGCCAGCCGCGCACCGGAGCGCCGAACATGTTCTGGAGCTCTTTCTCTGGAATCTCCTTGAGCGACTCCTTGCGGTTCACAATCAGGCTCATGCTCTCGAGCGCCCGCCCCTGGTCCCGCATCAGCTTCACCGTCTGCTTGCAGTCGCTCAGCGAGGCCAGGCTCTGGGTCGTCACCAGCATCACTTCGTTCGACCATTCGGCCACCGAGAGCGCGAACGGATCCAGCCGCCCCACGTCGAGCACGATCCAGTCGTAATAACGGTGGATCTTGCGGAACAACCGATGAATGTCGGCGGCGTCGAAGCTCTTGTCGAAGGGAAACGGCGGCGCCGTGAGAATGTCCGGGCCGCCCCGGTTCTGCGTCACGATGCTGCTCCACATGTCCTGGTCGAGGACATCGAAGTTCAGAAACGCATCCCGCAAGGTGTACTGCGGCGTCACGCCGGTGACGAACTCAACCGATCTTCCCACCAGATCGAGGTCGGCCAGGAGCACTTGCCCCTCGCTCACGAACCGCAAGTCCGCCGCCAGACAGCAGGCGAACGTCGTCGTGCCGGTTCCCCCCTTGCAGCCGGCGATGCTGATGATCCGGCTCCGCTTCTCCGCGCGCTCCGCTTCGCCCGAAGCCTGCCCGCGGGCCACCGCGTAGCGCAGCGCGCGACGCAGCAGGTCCTCGGTGCATGAGGTCTTCACCAGGTAGTCGGCCGCCCCCTCCTGGATCATCTCGAGCGCCAGCGGCTCGTTGTCGGCGCCGCTCAGCACGATCACCGGCGTCGAGCCGCAGTGATCGCGCACCGCCGCAAAGGTCGCGGCGCCGTCGCTGTCGGGCAGGCCGAGGTCGAGCAGAATCACGTCGAGCCCGCCGGCCGCAAGCCGCCGCAAACCGGATTCGAGCGTGTCGGCCCAGTTCAAGGTGAACGCGGATCGCTTGTCGGTCCGATCCTGCAACCACCGCTGCACAAGCGTCGCGTAGTCGGAACTATCCTCGACCAAGAGCACGGCCAATCGCTCATGATTCAGATGGGATTCGATGTTGGCCAGAGTCGGAATCTCCTGTTGTTCTCCTCGGCGCGAATGGCGCGTGCTTTAGCGAAACCGCCGGTTCCCGGCCCGAATCGCCCCGATCAGCCTGACCCGGGCCTAGCCCGGTCGTTTCGAGAGGTGAATAGAGGCCGGCCGGGTGTTTCCCGATAGAGAAGCAAGGTCGCGGTGCCACACCGATCGCCTCTGGAGGTTTCCCTTGTCCATTCCCGAAGCACCCGGCTGGCCGCGCGGAGCCGAAGCGCTATCCAGCCAACACGTGGGCGTGTTGATCGAATCCATCCCGAGCGGCGTTCTCCTCATCGACCGCGGCGGCGTCATTCGGATCGCCAATCGCCGCGCCGAAACGATGTTTGGCGCTTCTCCGGGCCAGTTCTCCGGCCAGCCGGTCGAGACGCTCCTGCCGGCGGCCGAGCGGCAGCGGCATCCGGCGCAACGGGCGAGCTTCTTCTCCAATCCCGAGCCGAGATCGATGGGCGCCGGGCGCGACCTGTTCGCGGTCCGCACCGACGGCGTCGAATTTCCGGTCGAGATCGGACTCAATCCGCTCCGGATGGACGGCGAGACGATGGTGCTCTGCGCCGTCGCCGATATCAGCTCCCGGCGGGCGGCCGAACAGGCCAGCCAGGACTCCGCGCGGGAGGTGGCGGCGAAGAACGCCGAGCTCCAGGCCGCCAACCGCCGTGCCGAACTCATCGTCGAGGCCGTGCCCAACGGAATTCTGATGGTGGACCGCGACGGCGTGATCCGGCTCATGAACCGCCAGGCCGAGGCCATGTTCGGCAAGCCGCGGCACGAACTGCTCGGCCAGCCCGTCGAAATCCTCCTGCCGCCCGAGCTCGGCAGGGAACATCCCGGCCACCGCGCCAGCTTCTTCGCCAATCCCGAGCCCCGGTCGATGGGCGCCGGGCGCGATCTTTTCGCCGTTCGGGACGATGGCTCGCGCTTTCCCGTGGAGATCGGGCTCAGCCCGATCGACATGGATGGCCAGGCGATGGTGCTTTGCTCGATCGTCGACATCACCGAGCGCAAGCGGGCGGCCGCCGAGCACTCGGCGCAGAAGGCAAAGCTCCTCGAATCGCAAAGTCAGGTGCGGACGCTCGTCTCCACCGTCGAGGACTACGCCATCTACCAGTTGGACACCGAAGGGAACGTCACCACCTGGAATCTCGGAGCCGAACGGTTGAAGGGCTACACGGCCCAGGAAATCGTCGGCCGGAACTACGTCATCTTCTTCGAACAGAGCGCCATCGATCGAGGCGACCCGGCGGCGATTCTCCGCACCGCGGCTCAGGACGGGCACTATGTCGGCACCGAGATCCGGCTCCGCCGCGACGGGTCGCGATTCTGGGCCAAGATCAGCGTTACCCCGTTGCACGACGAAGGCGGGGCGATCACCGGCTTTCTCAAAGTGGTCCAGGACATTACGGAGTTACGGACCGCCTTCGATCAGTTGGCCGACGAGCGCCGGCGCGCCGAAGCCATCCTCGAGTCCGTTCCGACCGGTCTTCTGCTCGTTCAGCGGGACGGAACCATTGCGCGCGTCAACCAGGCCGCCGAGGAGATGTTCCAGGTCTCGCGGCGACAACTGGTCGGGCAGCCGGTCGAAACGTTGCTGCCCCCGGCCTTCCGCCACGCTCATCCCGACAGCCGCCTCGGTTTCCACGCCGATCCCCAGCCAAGGGCCATGGGCGGGGGCCGGGACCTGTTCGCGGTCCGCGCCAACGGCGAGGAGTTCCCCGTCGAGATCGGGCTCACCCCGCTCCACTTCGACGGGGAAACTCTCGTCCTTTGCGACGTCGTCGATATCAGCGGCCGCAAGGCCGCCGAGGAAGCCTACCGGAAGTCGGCCGAGCGGCTCAAACTGGCCACCCGCGCCGGCGGCGTCGGAATCTGGGACTGGGACGTCCAGACGCACCATATGACCTGGGACGACCAGATGTTCCAGTTGCACGGCGTCCCCGCCGACGGCGCGCTGAGCGCCACCCTCGTGTGGAAGAACGGCCTCCACCCGGACGACCGGCAGCGGCTGAACGAGGAGCTCCGTCAGGCCTTGTCGGGCGGCAGATCGCTCGATACCGAGTTCCGGGTGCTGTTGCCGAACGGGGCCGTGCGCCATATCCGTGCTCTCGCCGAAGTGCATCGCGACGCGTCGGGCCGCGCCCGGCACATGATCGGCACCAATTGGGATATCACCCAAATGAAGCAGATCGAGCAGATGAAGTCGGAGTTCCTGGCCAATATGAGCCACGAAATCCGGACTCCCATGAACGTCCTGATCGGGATGAGCGGCCTCCTCCTCGACACGGCCCTCACGCCGGAGCAGAGAAGCTACGTCGAGACGGTGCAGAAGGGAGCCGAGTCGCTCCTGGTCGTCATCAACGACGCGCTCGACTTTTCGCGCATTGAGGCCGGCAAGCTCCAGATCGACTCGGAGGATTTCGACCTCGAAGCCGTGGTCGAAGACGTCGGCGATTTTCTCTGCCAGCAGGCCAGCCTGAAGAAGCTCGCCCTGACCACCACGATCTCGCCCGACGTGCCGCTCCAACTGCGCGGAGACAAGAACCGGCTGCGGCAGATTCTCACCAACCTGCTCAATAACTCGATCAAGTTCACCAACCAGGGCGAAGTGTCCCTGCGCGTTACGCATGCCCGCTCGGAGGGCGCCAACAGTATCGTCCGGTTCGAAATCCAGGACACCGGAATCGGGATCGCGCCCGACGTGCAAACCCGCCTCTTCCAACCCTTCACGCAGGCCGACGGCTCCACCACGCGGAAATACGGCGGCACCGGCCTCGGCCTCGCCATCTGCCGCCGCCTCACCGAGTTGATGTCCGGCAGGATCGGCCTCGAGAGTGTCCTCGGCGCGGGTTCGACATTCTGGGTGGAGCTTCCTTTCAGCCCGCCGAGCGCTCCGGTGGATCGGAACCGCGAGCTGGATCTTTCCGGGAAACGGGCCCTGGTGGTGGACGATCAGGAAAGCAACCTCACCATCGTGAAGCAGTTGCTCGATTCCTGGCGCGTCGAAACCGAGACCGCGACCAACGCTCTCGACGCGATCATGATGCTGCGCGATCGGGCGCATGCCGGCGCCCCGTTCGACGTCGCGATCCTCGACTACGGAATGCCCGGCATGAACGGCATCGACCTCGCCCGCGTGGTCCGCTCCGACGCCCGGGTCGCCTCGACGGCCCTGGTTATGCTCACTTCCTATTCCGAGCGGCGGGAAGTGGAGCAAGCGCGGGAAGTGGGTGTCAGTTTCTATCTGGTCAAACCGGTGCGGAAGGGCCAACTGCGGCGGGCGCTTGAATCGGTGGCCCGAAAACCGGCGCCGTCGACGGCCGCCGGGCCTGCTCCCGCCATCCGTCGGCCGGTATCGCTCGAGGGAAAGTGTATCCTGCTTGTCGAGGACAGTCCCGACAATCAGAAACTGGCCATCGCGCTCCTCCGGAAGAACGGCTACGAGTGCGACGTGGCCAACGACGGGGTGGAGGCTGTCGAGTTGACCGACCGCGGCGCATACCCGGTTGTGTTCATGGACTGCCAGATGCCGATCATGGACGGTTTCCGCGCGACGGCCGTGATCCGGGAGCGCGAGAAGGACGCCGGGCAGCGAACGCGCATCATCGCCCTCACCGCCCACTCCATGCAGGGATACCGCGAGAAGTGCCTCGACGCGGGCATGGACGACTATCTCTCCAAGCCCATCAACGAAAAGTCGCTGATCCAGGCGCTCGAGCGGTGGCTGCCCGAGGCCGCCCGCAGGATTCAGAGACCACCGTCGCCGTCTCCCGAGGCGCCGCCCGCCCCGGCGGACCCGGCTCCTCCACCCACCGCCGCCCGGCCGGCTCCGGCGCCCGAACCGCCCCCCGCCCCGGCGCCGGTGTCCATCAATCCGGATATCGCCGACCTGATCCCCGACTATCTGGCCAACCGCCGCGCCGATCTCGAAGCCATTGCGTCCGCGCTGGCCGCCCATGATCTTACGAGGGTGCGAAGGATCGGCCACGGAATGAAAGGTTCGGGAGCCGGCTACGGATTTCCGGAGATCACCGACATCGGCCGGGGAAT
Proteins encoded in this window:
- a CDS encoding response regulator, with the translated sequence MLLVEDSSDYATLVQRWLQDRTDKRSAFTLNWADTLESGLRRLAAGGLDVILLDLGLPDSDGAATFAAVRDHCGSTPVIVLSGADNEPLALEMIQEGAADYLVKTSCTEDLLRRALRYAVARGQASGEAERAEKRSRIISIAGCKGGTGTTTFACCLAADLRFVSEGQVLLADLDLVGRSVEFVTGVTPQYTLRDAFLNFDVLDQDMWSSIVTQNRGGPDILTAPPFPFDKSFDAADIHRLFRKIHRYYDWIVLDVGRLDPFALSVAEWSNEVMLVTTQSLASLSDCKQTVKLMRDQGRALESMSLIVNRKESLKEIPEKELQNMFGAPVRGWLPSAAFELHEALLQSRLPSASGAYRQAVTRVARRLGGLPEEKPGRLRSQLSSIAGRFRGRPHLPEASNQ
- a CDS encoding PAS domain S-box protein, with translation MSIPEAPGWPRGAEALSSQHVGVLIESIPSGVLLIDRGGVIRIANRRAETMFGASPGQFSGQPVETLLPAAERQRHPAQRASFFSNPEPRSMGAGRDLFAVRTDGVEFPVEIGLNPLRMDGETMVLCAVADISSRRAAEQASQDSAREVAAKNAELQAANRRAELIVEAVPNGILMVDRDGVIRLMNRQAEAMFGKPRHELLGQPVEILLPPELGREHPGHRASFFANPEPRSMGAGRDLFAVRDDGSRFPVEIGLSPIDMDGQAMVLCSIVDITERKRAAAEHSAQKAKLLESQSQVRTLVSTVEDYAIYQLDTEGNVTTWNLGAERLKGYTAQEIVGRNYVIFFEQSAIDRGDPAAILRTAAQDGHYVGTEIRLRRDGSRFWAKISVTPLHDEGGAITGFLKVVQDITELRTAFDQLADERRRAEAILESVPTGLLLVQRDGTIARVNQAAEEMFQVSRRQLVGQPVETLLPPAFRHAHPDSRLGFHADPQPRAMGGGRDLFAVRANGEEFPVEIGLTPLHFDGETLVLCDVVDISGRKAAEEAYRKSAERLKLATRAGGVGIWDWDVQTHHMTWDDQMFQLHGVPADGALSATLVWKNGLHPDDRQRLNEELRQALSGGRSLDTEFRVLLPNGAVRHIRALAEVHRDASGRARHMIGTNWDITQMKQIEQMKSEFLANMSHEIRTPMNVLIGMSGLLLDTALTPEQRSYVETVQKGAESLLVVINDALDFSRIEAGKLQIDSEDFDLEAVVEDVGDFLCQQASLKKLALTTTISPDVPLQLRGDKNRLRQILTNLLNNSIKFTNQGEVSLRVTHARSEGANSIVRFEIQDTGIGIAPDVQTRLFQPFTQADGSTTRKYGGTGLGLAICRRLTELMSGRIGLESVLGAGSTFWVELPFSPPSAPVDRNRELDLSGKRALVVDDQESNLTIVKQLLDSWRVETETATNALDAIMMLRDRAHAGAPFDVAILDYGMPGMNGIDLARVVRSDARVASTALVMLTSYSERREVEQAREVGVSFYLVKPVRKGQLRRALESVARKPAPSTAAGPAPAIRRPVSLEGKCILLVEDSPDNQKLAIALLRKNGYECDVANDGVEAVELTDRGAYPVVFMDCQMPIMDGFRATAVIREREKDAGQRTRIIALTAHSMQGYREKCLDAGMDDYLSKPINEKSLIQALERWLPEAARRIQRPPSPSPEAPPAPADPAPPPTAARPAPAPEPPPAPAPVSINPDIADLIPDYLANRRADLEAIASALAAHDLTRVRRIGHGMKGSGAGYGFPEITDIGRGIEDAALSEDAGSVEAHLGRLKSFLELVQV